From the Methanooceanicella nereidis genome, one window contains:
- a CDS encoding roadblock/LC7 domain-containing protein codes for MLEESMSERNNELKLVLSRLKGMGVESSAIVRRDGVMITAEMTLGEEQRETFAAMSAAMLGAAETAVSEMKQGIPRRIVLEIGGKKLIAQGAGPVVLLVALVGPKADVPRIYGEIDKAAIEVRKIIKQEGR; via the coding sequence ATGCTTGAAGAATCGATGTCCGAACGAAACAATGAACTCAAGCTCGTACTATCTAGACTTAAAGGAATGGGCGTTGAATCTTCGGCGATTGTGAGGCGCGACGGTGTCATGATCACTGCGGAGATGACGCTCGGGGAAGAGCAGAGAGAGACTTTTGCCGCGATGTCCGCCGCTATGCTCGGGGCGGCCGAGACCGCCGTTTCTGAAATGAAACAGGGAATACCCAGGCGGATCGTGCTTGAGATCGGGGGTAAAAAGCTTATTGCACAAGGGGCAGGACCTGTTGTGTTACTCGTCGCTCTCGTTGGGCCAAAAGCGGATGTTCCCCGGATATATGGCGAGATAGATAAGGCGGCCATAGAGGTCAGAAAAATAATAAAGCAAGAAGGACGTTAG
- the alaS gene encoding alanine--tRNA ligase gives MDDKQIKKMMKPEFAKNYEKYYPVKTLTSLGYSRHVCKHCGRGFWSQDERDFCEEAECSGGYRFIGEQLTKKPFGYKEAWDVYVKTFEEWGYVPLERYPTVCRWYEDLYFVAAGINDFQPYVVSGEIEPPARAVLEPQFCLRFNDIDNVGITGRHYTGFIMVGQHVFNSPEHFVYFKEEGIAQIHHFLTQGLGIPAHEIVFHEDVWAGGGNFGPSIEYFSRGLELGNQVYMQFEQLPDGSFRELRTKVIDMGAGLERWAWFSQGKPMSYDATFPRTMEFIYEKTGYRPDQEFLAKFARYAGILNVDDIEDMGSVWNDVARQMGMDINELKNIVYKNRALYAIADHTRSLLVAIHDGALPSNVGGGYNLRNLLRRCWTLIDQYGFDLDLNDVFRSHIDEFGSWYTELRDYGSLFDILEVERKRYEESKRKSRDIIKRMVKSKEEFTPEKLVELYDSQGISPELIKEAKPDVHIPEDFYVKVQARHESKQARKIEANEAQGLPKTRALYYERPQEFEFDAEVVKMLSPVKVVLDQTLFYPLGGGQASDTGLINGIPVKDVYKQDGVIVHVLESALPEGTKTVRCLVDKARRRILAAHHSATHIVNYAARKVLGDHVWQAGAEKTPDKARLDITHYESLTFEQLQEIERVANDIVMQHIPITVREMSRSEAEREYSMRIYQGGAVPGKVLRIVNVHGFDVEACGGIHVDNTSKVGFIKMMSSERIQDGVVRLEFKALENSLKEIQHQESILKEVSDLWGVGYDDIPKTASRFFNEWKELSKKNKELETEFAKRLVETSIKCGDTVIELDLPVSDFGTLMKAVGSMKKEFKGKTVILKGDNFAYGYSDNIDVKEKLGESFMNVDGSEHEARAFKAKAKA, from the coding sequence ATGGACGACAAACAGATAAAAAAGATGATGAAGCCGGAGTTCGCGAAGAACTATGAGAAATACTATCCGGTCAAGACATTAACTTCATTAGGCTACTCAAGGCACGTATGTAAGCACTGCGGCAGGGGCTTCTGGAGCCAGGACGAGAGGGATTTCTGCGAGGAGGCGGAATGCAGCGGCGGTTACCGGTTCATCGGGGAACAGCTTACGAAAAAGCCGTTCGGGTACAAGGAAGCGTGGGACGTTTACGTTAAGACGTTCGAAGAGTGGGGCTATGTGCCTCTCGAAAGGTACCCGACCGTTTGCAGGTGGTACGAGGACCTGTACTTTGTGGCGGCAGGCATTAACGACTTCCAGCCGTACGTCGTTTCAGGCGAGATCGAGCCTCCCGCGAGAGCCGTCCTCGAGCCTCAGTTTTGCTTAAGGTTTAACGACATCGACAATGTAGGTATCACCGGCAGGCACTACACCGGCTTTATCATGGTTGGCCAGCATGTCTTTAACTCGCCCGAGCATTTCGTCTACTTCAAGGAAGAGGGCATAGCTCAGATCCATCATTTCCTTACACAGGGATTGGGCATCCCGGCACATGAGATCGTCTTCCACGAGGACGTATGGGCCGGCGGAGGCAACTTCGGCCCTTCCATCGAATATTTCTCAAGAGGACTGGAGCTCGGTAACCAGGTCTATATGCAGTTTGAGCAGTTGCCGGACGGCAGTTTCCGCGAGCTCAGGACAAAGGTCATCGACATGGGCGCTGGACTTGAGAGATGGGCATGGTTCAGCCAGGGCAAACCGATGTCGTACGACGCGACCTTCCCGAGGACCATGGAATTCATATATGAAAAGACCGGCTACCGGCCTGACCAGGAATTTCTCGCAAAGTTCGCAAGATATGCGGGCATACTTAACGTCGATGACATAGAGGACATGGGCTCAGTGTGGAACGATGTCGCCAGGCAGATGGGCATGGACATCAACGAGCTCAAGAATATCGTCTATAAGAACAGGGCGCTATACGCGATAGCTGACCACACAAGAAGCCTTCTCGTGGCCATACATGACGGTGCGCTGCCGTCCAACGTCGGCGGCGGGTATAACCTGCGTAACCTTCTCAGGAGATGCTGGACTCTCATCGACCAGTACGGTTTCGACCTCGACCTGAACGACGTATTCCGGTCACACATAGACGAGTTCGGCTCGTGGTACACAGAGCTGCGAGATTACGGCTCGCTCTTTGACATCCTTGAAGTAGAGCGCAAGAGGTACGAGGAGTCAAAGCGCAAGAGCAGGGATATCATTAAGAGAATGGTCAAGAGCAAAGAGGAATTTACGCCCGAAAAGCTCGTCGAATTATATGACTCGCAGGGAATATCCCCGGAACTTATCAAGGAAGCGAAGCCGGATGTCCATATCCCCGAAGACTTTTACGTAAAGGTGCAGGCAAGGCATGAGTCAAAGCAGGCCCGCAAGATCGAGGCGAATGAGGCCCAGGGCCTCCCGAAGACCAGGGCATTATACTACGAGCGTCCTCAGGAGTTCGAGTTCGATGCAGAGGTCGTAAAAATGCTGTCCCCGGTCAAAGTCGTGCTCGACCAGACCCTGTTCTATCCGCTCGGAGGCGGACAGGCGAGCGATACCGGCCTAATCAACGGGATTCCCGTAAAGGACGTCTACAAGCAGGACGGAGTCATCGTCCATGTTCTTGAGTCGGCTCTGCCGGAGGGAACTAAAACTGTCAGATGCCTTGTGGATAAGGCGAGAAGAAGGATCCTGGCTGCCCACCACAGCGCGACCCATATCGTGAACTATGCCGCAAGGAAAGTCCTCGGCGACCACGTATGGCAGGCAGGCGCGGAAAAGACGCCCGATAAGGCAAGGCTCGACATCACCCATTACGAATCACTGACCTTCGAACAGCTTCAGGAAATAGAGCGCGTGGCGAACGATATCGTGATGCAGCACATCCCGATCACTGTCAGGGAAATGTCCAGGTCGGAGGCTGAAAGGGAGTATTCGATGCGTATATACCAGGGAGGAGCAGTGCCCGGAAAAGTCCTGAGGATAGTCAACGTTCACGGCTTCGACGTAGAGGCGTGCGGAGGCATTCACGTCGATAATACCTCAAAGGTAGGATTCATCAAGATGATGTCCAGCGAGAGGATCCAGGATGGAGTTGTACGACTCGAGTTTAAAGCCCTTGAGAACTCTCTTAAGGAGATACAGCACCAGGAGAGCATCCTGAAGGAGGTATCCGACCTCTGGGGAGTCGGCTATGACGACATACCAAAGACCGCGTCAAGGTTCTTCAACGAATGGAAGGAGCTTTCAAAGAAGAACAAGGAGCTTGAGACCGAGTTCGCAAAGAGGCTCGTTGAGACCTCTATAAAATGCGGCGATACGGTGATCGAGCTGGATCTTCCGGTGAGCGATTTCGGCACGCTGATGAAAGCCGTAGGCTCCATGAAGAAAGAGTTCAAGGGCAAGACCGTCATATTAAAAGGCGACAACTTCGCCTACGGTTATTCGGATAACATTGACGTAAAAGAAAAGCTTGGAGAGAGCTTCATGAACGTTGACGGCAGCGAGCATGAGGCCAGGGCTTTCAAGGCTAAAGCAAAGGCATGA